The following DNA comes from Apis cerana isolate GH-2021 linkage group LG14, AcerK_1.0, whole genome shotgun sequence.
ATTGGGTATAGAAATCAaactattatatcattaaatgaagaaaattattttaaataaaaaatcattttcacgtTGCTTATTCCTTTTTAGGTTCCTGTTTTATGCCTGTTACTTTACGTTTGCACGTCTATGGTCGGTATGTTGACTATTCCATGGACTATGACGGCCGAATTGTTCCCAACCGAGATCCGAGGAATCGCCCATTCCATTAGTTATTCCATAGCCAATTTACTCATGTTTTCTGCTCTGCAGAGTTACAGAAGTTTACAAGATTTTCTGGGTGGTATGTGCACAATATTTTACGAATGAACACATGTATCTCCATcatcatttatacatttttatacaatcGCAGGATCTCATACCGTGCAATGGTTTTTCGCTGGCGTTTCGTTAGCAGCCGTCGTTTTCGTATGGCTGTTACTTCCAGAGACTCATGGTAAAAAACTCTCCGAGATCGAGGAGTATTTCCAAAATCATTTCCTAGCTGTGGGAGCTGAAGCAAAGACAAGGAAACGAAGAAGACAAAGAAGAGCGCAGCGAAACGCCAAATCGTCCGCTACGCAACCATTGAATCCTAAAACTATACAAAAcgtgtaaatttttcttccatgaGGCTGGAATCGTAAGATACAAAGAATTCCTAGCCAGAGCGTACGTATAACGTATACTCTATACATGACACACAAATTATCTTTTAGTTCAAAGTTGTTACCcttgtaaaagataaaatacgcgcccaaatttttataaattatatcgatttactttaatattgttaagatTGTTAGCATTTCGAAAAGTTAAAAGCGAGAGGCAGGAAAAGGAATCGAAAGTATGTATGAAAAAGGacgaaaggaaggagagaaaaagagagtgtgtgtgagagagaaagataggaATGTTACGATTACGAAACTGTGTAGTTTCATACTTAAATAACTTGCTTTCACTTAAATAatcgcaagaaaaaaaaaatatgaactgAGGAAAAAATTGAGGATTCTCAATATCGAAGGTAATTctcattgattatatatatattatatattacaaaatcagACTTcgtttattactaattttgaaggaaaattttaaaaacgaatattcaaaGAATGATACAAGCAAAATGAATTCGCAGATTTCTGCAATCGttgaattacatttattttgcgATATAGCCTCAAGATCCAAATGCTTGCACGTGTGAATTAGTATATAAATGCGTATACAGCaggaaagataattaataatacgcaCGGCACGCAATGTGATATTGCCAAGAAAACTAGATGGAAATTTGTACCAAAAATTAGCAAACGATTTTAGGCGAGATATAAAACAGTATTATACAGTTGATTTGATACAGCCTTCCATATAAAATATGGATGACCGTAGAAGATGacgataaaaagatttttgtcGAGAAATGCTGAGTATGTGCCTaagataatcttttttctattgtaCATTGTCTCGCGAAACATCTATACGTTTGCCGTTTTCAGGCAGGCATAGCATTCCTTTTGGAAATCAACTTGTTAACAACAATGctgtgattaaataatatttacaaagaaaattcatataaCGTGAAGTGCAGTATTCCGTTTTGCCTGCGAAGCGtaccatttaaaaaataaatagtatcaAAGCGCAGGCGCTGCGTAAATCACTAACGCCATCTATCGATTCGTTCAAatttatggattttttttagtGACATCCATCgtctatctattatttttaaactatagaTAGATCTAATATTACGATCGTCACTTTTTGTACGACTTTTTTGTCACGTTTAATGTTTGTGCTGATATATAcatcattttttatgatatttttataccgAATCGTGTTTTCTTCTAATGGTTTAAAACAAATCGTGAACCAAACGTATAAATGTACTTTTTACAAGTTCATTGACCGCCGTCgtacttttattaaatgtgaTAGTCGTAATCAATGGACCAGATCGAACGTCCGATGTATCTTAAAGTGCCGAATAGATgctcgataataattatacgaaatcgatcaaattgatcaattgattgatttttatcatcgaaatTCAGCTTGTCcattcttagaaaaaaaaaattactacaaattattaaagatacaaTCAAATTCTCGATGAAAGTTATCGTGATAATGATAAGACGAAAAGATAAGCTATTAAtctcatattaaaaaacacgTATATTGTGCGTTAGtttcatttagaaaaaaattttgaaatattatatatatatatatatcgagattGGTTCGACAAGTGCCTTTCTTTTTTGtcgatttattttgtaatataggTATGCGTGAATATACGAACAGAGTAGAGTTTATGCGAATGTACTTTGtatcgtattatatatacatatagtatgCTTGTATTCTTcggttatacatatatgtgtacatacatatatacttacATCTATATGtaccattataatatttcgtagaatgtttctaataaaatcgtatttttGGAAACcacaaaaaattgtaaatttagttaaaaataaccattcataataaaatggaaacaaTTGATTATCAaacatttgaatgaaaattataacttgTCAATTtggatatgaattaaaaaaaattacgaagaaTATCGAACGTCAAAAAATTttgcactattttaaaatttgctacattattataataattataataataattatttcataaataattttttaagtattttttgtatatattacaaaCTACTTTATATCGAAAGTAATTTGAACGTAATAGTGAAATTtcagtaattataaattctaaacgttgatcgatcgatgtgaattatgaaaatatttgtatctactgacatttcgataaaattataatagaaattaatattatcacaaatgagttaattttatttataaaaaatatatgttgaaataatttttaaataaaaaaaatataattaaaaaaattttttaaacgtgtagaaaaataaatataaaaatatacacgtaATTTAGGGtagtttaaatgaatataaattcaaatttgaaagtATACGACAATTGGCTTTATTTTGACGCGAATTCGTCaattaaggaataaaaattaaatacgagTTTGAATTACATGTGTTTCATAAATGTACGCATacgtatatatgatataagatcgacatttaataataaaatagtcaGACAAAATATCgcaacaaaataatgaaattgtttatttatgattttttgctGCAGTATCGCATATTAATTCTGTCAATCTTGATTTTATTCTATGTATCGAATCTTATCGAATgactgatatttttttatatcgactAGTGCGCCTTGACAACTCGAAGTTTTTCTAATTgaagatatttcgaaaaaagataaaagtacaAAAAAGTTAAACTACAAagttaatatatgattaatagttaatacttttcaaatttcatttattgacAGACATATGAAGCAATCGACTATTTTTCtcgcatataaaatatagtctCTACTACTAATAAGATTagcatattaaatatgtatatcggCGATTGAGatagtttttgttttttattctttttttcaatgatttccTTTTCGCgggaaatcgaaagaaaattcacagtcgaagaatttcatatattaaaaggTATTTACATCTGTGCGTGCAATAAGTAtcaaagtaatatattaacagAATTAATAGCTATGTCTGCGGTGCAAAAATTTATCCTATTTAATTTAGTCGTACTTAAATGAATAACGTACAAAGCGAAGAATCGGCACAGTTTggcaataataatgataataataataaaaataataatattaataataccgAATACCAAAACAACTCCTTTCTCCATacatagaatatagaaaaagaaaaaatttctataatttcatttttatacgcCAATTATGTTATTGACGTCACACGTAAAAGCgtatatcatttttacatCGCAATGATTTCTTACAATAGAAATGTCCGTgcttaattatttccatttaatcgtttgtaacaattaaaatatgtttcatttttaacattatggGACACAATAAGCACGGACATTGATATAGAAATTCTTGtgatgatctttttttttgaattacaataaattatgctTGTTGttattttcgttcgttttttttttctgtcactgcattaaataaaataaaatagcaaaactatatattgtctgtataacgaataaatgtgattaaattcataatgtaATTTCATCATGATCgtgatgcaaaaaaaaaaaaagtggcaaaaatttcgataatatgccttaattatattcatacctACATATCATACACGcgttagtaaatataatataaatcctgTCAATAATAATGCTCAAAAACTTAACAAAACaagctttcttctttcttctttctttataaacGATCGCGACACTATGCAGAGTCCAGCAGTGCCAAGGTCTGCGTTCTCAGCACGACTAACGCTGCAGGCAGTGACGGTGGCTACCTAATccgtattaatattacattaaattctatattatttaataatatgtatatatatacaggatATATCCGTACACACCAGGTCAAActctaaatctttttttttttttttaaataattacggCAATGACGAATGAATTGCGAAAAGAATATCAACaaacgtaatattaaaaaagtttatattagacAAATTGATATAATCACACTAAATCCTACACATATCTCCACTTGTTTCCTTCATTGAAAATTCCAAGTTGTATTGTAAAACTTCCTACCGATTTCCCGTGAATGAAAAACCATTTATCCTGTCTATAATCAAATCGCAATTGGTAAAAACGATTCGCGTCCATACAATTCATTTTACGACTACcacaatttatgaaaatagacaTGATTACATTCTTAAACGATGTCGATGATACATGTATCAATCCACGAAAACTGGCATTCTTCGTGTTCTACGATAAAATAGCAAAATGAACACGAATATTGTTGAGATAATCcgaatctttttttactttttttcttctttttttctatcgtaATAACGAATGAGAAACTTTTATCTTGATCACTTAATCACTGTCCATTTTACGCAACATCAGCAAATACAGGAGTTTTCTAGCTACTTGCACTATAATCACTTTAACGAtagctttttctcttttttacaaGAAGATGAAAGACGATCCCCGAACATATCTTGTTCTGACGACGCCAAAGGCACCAAGTAAAAGAAATAACCTGACTACTCGAACGTTTGAATCCAATTGCTTTCCTGTCGCACATTACCATTTTTTGGCACTATTTGGCCacctattaaaaatcaaaacacATTATCACGTGTTTTATTATGTCGAGTTAGGTGTGAATcgtatttataactttaatcTCACAAAGATTTATACGTCAACTTAATTTATAGTACTTGtatctttgaagaaaaatttatgaatggtcaagtttaaaatatgcaatatctatttcttttttgcctttaatattgtaatggttcactttcaatgaaattattctgTTATTTCATCCTACTAGTAAGAAAAGACGAAAtgatctatgtatatatatatatatatatacatatatatatacacatatatgtatatatatatgtatatatatgtatgtataattttatccttatataaataaaacaaaaaacgaCAATGGCACAGAATGTTACTAAACTTGTTACGTTAGCTTTGATTTAgcattcgtttaattattggCAACGTGacgaatagtttaaatattaacgtTAGTTTCGAATATCATTCCCTTAATCATTCCTACTCTAGTTTTGCTGATTTCGTCGCATCTCTCATTCATTCTACACATTCTCTCCGTTTCTTTCTCACAGACTCTgtgttcaaatattattcttgttttttttttttttcgagaaaacttCTGAACTTTATCTCGTCTGCATCTCTTGGGTCATTGTGCGTCCTTGGAAACTGACTAGCACGTAGattttgaacaaataaattcattatgtCTTTTTCGACATTTCGacttatacgtgtatataaaaGCTCCCGTGACAATCGTATTATGCATACATGTAATCATTAACAAATACGATACTCGCGAGAATCCTGTCTCGTTAATGCTGAaatgcgaaaaaaatattttatatgaaatttattcattatcacTGTTCGTACAGAGCCGATACCAAATATAACGCCCATTCTCGTCTTGATATTACCGAGTCTTTATTTCCCTTCCAACTTATTCATTGCAAAGTGCACAGCAAAATTTATTGCCACGTGCAATAGTATTAGCGATGTTTGTAAATCGGCGAACAAgcgtataatgtatttttatacaatgctTTCGGTACCGTTATAATTGGCAATTCACGTCCATTCTGCTTACAAAATATGAGTCTCTCGGCAGTGATGTCGCACTGTCTTCTCATACTTTCAATTAGATCGAGtcgacatttaaattatttggaatCACATTCCTATTAAATCATCGCAATCAACTCTAAAAGATGCACAACAATACACTGAGATacctaaatatatacaatatcctAACGAATAGcgaacaaaatttaaagtatacaAAATCACAAAGTGAACAAGAGGCACGATACTATTCTTTATGAGCTGCATAACATACGgaggagttttttttttttttttttttaaagcttttcttctttctttcataaGAAACGACGCTGCAActtaatatcaaaatgtaacgtatcaataaaaaatatatatattatgactGGAGAAATCTTACATCTAAAGCAATTCTCTCATTGCAATAGGTATAAATTTTTGGTAAACAAAACAATATGCATAAATAACTTGTATACTACCTGCTTTTGTGCAACATCACTGTCAGGAGGTCAGGTATGTCGCACACACCTTGCCGTGAAATCATGCAGATCAGTCTATCATATTGAAAAACATCGACTTGTATTGTTCTATCGTTCGATGATAGTTGTCACGGATTGGACTTACTAAGGAAGCTAACCAGCATTCGTTCATGTCTTGCACTCAAACGAGCAAACCTTTTAAGTATCGCGATCCTAAGTGTCGCGGAATTTGGTGTTAGTTAATTTTTGCTATTGCTACGTGGACTTGCTGGTTGACTGTTCGCTTGTTGCGCGCGttgtatataaatgtttaaaagctTCAATTTGCTGGTATATAAACAACTGAGATGAGGTTTCAACAACTCTTCACCAACTGCCAAGTGTATTGCTACCATACAGAATACAGCACTTTTGCGTACTGCGCTTTCAGTATCATCATATGCCTGtacaaagatataatattgtatattataataaaaaaatctatttttagaatatatttgaactCACTTTGATAAGACCAGGCATAACTTTTGATAAATGAGGTTCTATTGCATCACGACCCCAATGTTCCACAACCTTATGAAGCATTTTTATTGCACCCATATTCAAGGGATATGGTTCAGTAGTTATTATAGTTGATACTAAGTGAATAACTTGTTCTGGTTTTAAAACCATTGCTATCGTTGCAGCACATTTTTCCGCCATCCATAGAACCtaatagaatgaaaatattaacaatcgtTTATAtactatgaaattaatttatatacttactgGAGATCTGGAATTACTGCTACTGGAAGAATCTTGTTTTTGATCATCTAACTTATACGCGTTAATCACTTTTAAAACCAGTAATTCAGGATAAACAGAAAAACTATCTACAAGTTCCGTACATTTAAGCATATCAATTAGAGTTTGAAGTACTTCTACTTGCATCTTCTTACTATCGTTAGTCAAACTATCTAATAATGTTTTGAGCAGTTTTCTAGATaaagacaaataattaaaattctcatattttaatgatataatttaaatacttaattatataaataataatacatacttaaaattttgtttaatgtaCAAGGCATCTCCTTCACGAacgtataattgaaattcttgtAATGCTGATACTTTTTCTTCGGTTTGTGTCATTTTAGATTGTAatgttttaatcatattatctaAAACTTCTGGCCTTTTTATCGAATCAGGTGATGAAcctgttataaatatttaatacatgaaACAtacataaatcaatattattatatattgtataactttaaataatgttatatttaccATGCGTTTTATAACCATTATTTTCTTGAGGTAGAATCAGATCTCCTGCAATAGTATCACTTGAACCATTTACTGTAATATTAGTAACAGATCGTCCTCTTTGGGTAGGAGAAGAAACAGAAGATGAACGACCCTAAAAATAAAGCTATTACATCTCAATTACTATAtacttttaagaatattaatagttatttaattaccGAATTGCATAATGTAAGTCcttccattttttcttctacatCAGCCATATTGCTGATTCCACTATCTTTACTAGTAGTTGCTCTTTCCAAACGTTCAAAAccataattttgtatttcagCTGTTGTACGTCTTAATGATCTGTAGAAagtacttaaaaattaaaatgactaaaaattataaataatagaattatcgaCTTAAGAATATCACTCTTACTTATAAACTTCTTCCAAATTTTCATCCGCATTGTCGATATCAGTTTTACCTTTCGAACGAGCTGGTGAGCTCTGTGCTCTAGGAGGCGGAGTTCCAGGAGATGCAGGATTACTCGAACCTGAtgattttcttaaatgatttTGTACTAATGGCAATGCCGCTTcctataatatacatatagaatagatacaaatagaatattcatttattagaaaaatactcTATATGGTAACTAACCTGATAATACTTCGGTAATTCAGCTAATATCATAGTCACTTTTGgaggatttaaattatatagcgATATAACAGCATTTTGTGCATGCCTTCTGACTTCTTGACTTTTAACATCATTCGACCAATCAAGTAACCTTGCTAATGCTGTTCCTGCAGAACTATTAAGTGCAGATGGTTGTGCCGTTTCTGCTATTTGTGTAATAAACATAAGCGTCGCCACTTTTACGCGAGAATTTGGAGTTTGTGTTGGATCTGTTAAATACCTCATTACAGCAGGTAAAAGTTGCTCTCCTGGGAAATATTCTCTGTGAATTcggagaaaaatgaataaatataaaagtctatattaatttcaaaattaataaaaattacagccATTCTTACCTAACAACTTCAAgcgttttatgaatttttgctTGTATCGAACCAAGTAAGTCAGTGcctaatttattcaaaagtcTTGCACATAAAACATAAAGCCAATCGCCAAGATCTTCACTATGAGTAGTTATTAGTTCATTCAATGTATccaaaaataaactaaaaacttTTGTATGAGAATCCATgaacatttttgtaaaaatatccgTTACTTTTCGCAATTCCGTAGCTGTAAGCGTATTTCcgtttgaaagaaaatgttgTAATCCAACTAAACCTTCTTTTCTATCGCCCCAATGTTTATGTGcacaattttctataatttcctTAATATCCTGAAAGTTAaaggattatatatattttctataaatatatgtaatgtaaaaaatttgcccataatataaaaatattttaatgtatttttaatcgagttCTGCtctatttccttttttgaCAAAAGAGTACAGTGTAAGGTATCGaatatgtatgaaataaatgaaagtgaatattaaatttaacaaacctTTGGGATAGACTGATCCCACATATCACGATATAGTCTTTGTTGAGAGCCACTCCATGAGAACGACTAATGGGTAGATGGACGATGGACAGATATGGAGAACAGAACGGCGCATCGCGTTAGTCCAAACCAAACAAATACGCCGCAAAAAAaccaaaagaaaaaaccaGACATGCGTTATCTACAATATAAGATGCTGAAAGCTTCTTTTTTAAGCTTGTGATCTACTACTCTACTCTGTCAAATTcaagaaatagatattttgatatttttcgaatatgaataaatgaaatagaattcagcgaaaattcaaattgtctaattaattgaaaatataatttattttacatgaaataataaattatacacatGAGCACATAGCATGAACTTGtctataattaaaagcaaatatGTTTAAAGCATTTtcaaattgcataaaaaataaaaattctcaaataaaaataatatcgcaagctcttaatttcattgtaaataaattagaaaagcattatttaaataaacaaaataagataagcattatgataaaataagtgTAATGACTGTAATGAATAGTTTGAGTAATGATACAGTaatgaattacatatttataatatgtgaaTAAAGATGTGTATGTTTTaattacatgaaatattttgtgttGGATATTGGATACtctatttttgcattattttaatatattttttattgtgatgagataatgaaataatagctATTCTATTAATAGTGTCCATATCATTCCTTATACTTACATCGTTTGGTCGTCTAAAACTGTCCATACTTCGTTCAGAACATATGCTGCTAGTTTCACTATCATCGCTGTGATCACCTTTTCCTCTTGGTGTTCttgtataattatcaatattttcaaacgtaAGCGCATCCGCCAATGCTGATTCTGCTTCGCGTGATTGTTGCAACATCTTTTGTGCCATGACTGGTCTGGATTGAGGTCTATCCGTTGGAGACATATGTAAACTTCTTCccctatattttatataatattccttATTCGatcaagattaaaattaaacaaaattaacaaaataaatattaccgtATTTTGCTTGCAAAACTTCTGTCCATTCCAAACCTTTGTGGGCTTGGCTCACGACTATTACCGGTACTTCTGATTCCATGTCCAGATAACCGTCTAGGTCTTGCAATTAACGATTCTCCTTCACGATTATAAGTTGCATAACTCAGTCTTGATGATGGCGATCCTGATCTACTGCtagctattatatataacatataaattttattaagtcacatatttctttaaaaaaatgaatttatttatttattttttttttttatgaacttACGTTGAGATTGCGACACTCCAGACATTCGAGTCCTTGTTCTTGCCGTTCTTTCTGGACTAGCAACAGCAGTTGTGTCTGGTGATTTGCTAGGACGTGctaaatgaagaaattataattcatttgaaacacataataaaaacattagaataattgaagattttagCGATAAATACTCACGAAGTGATGCCTTCTGTCTACTCATGTTCGCATACATCATTCTCGCTTTAGCTCTTTGTGCGGCTTGTAAATCTATCGCACTAGTCGACCTAACACTCGAAGTTCCACGATCTGaagaagagattaaaaaaattaaaaattgaaaaaaatttattattcacataTATTAGAAGCAACAGTGCATGTTCTAAGTCATggtgatattttaaaacatcaaACGAGAAGATAACAATTACAATGACTATCAGTGGGTCTTTGGAGGACTGGGATACCAGATTGACGATATGACCGTGGCAAGGACGGCGTTCGTCTGAGTGGGCCATGTGGTTGACCCGAAGTTTGATGCAAATTTTCCGTACTACCttcatatgtttaatataaagagGAGTCACAAAAGCAGCATGAAAAAAAGCgagaagtattttatataccgAATTATTCTATCTTATATTTGTCTCTGCATTTACATCAATACCAATTCTTATCTATTTCAAATAcatatctatttcattttcgataattGAATATGGAGATATACCTGTAACACTCATGACTGGTCTGGATGTTCGTGGACTAACACTGGCTGATCTCGTAACTACATTTAAACTGTTAATGCTACCGCTATTGCTGAGAGACATTAACGAACGTTTATATGCAGTGTCAAGGCTATTGAGCAATGCTTCTGCTTGTTCCGGGAAATGATCTTTGAATGCCCAGTATGATCTGAAAGGATTCGACATACAATctgatatatctttttaataaaggaataataaacaaaaacaacAAGAATATTTACTTCCTAGCAAAAGCTCTCGCTTCCGAATCTGAATCTGCAATACCTTTCTTGATCGTGTCTTGCAATGTAGTCACgtgtttttgtaatatttgagTAGgccatatttgtaaaattagatttagataTTCGCATGAAGCTCGGCGTATGTCTTTACTTTTGTGACTTAAGCATGATGTGATAATTGGCACAAAACGACTGCAATGtgtattttgaagaataaacCTTACTGCTACGGCACCAGCTGTTGCCACAACCTAAATGTGCAAAATCGTCAATGTTTTTCTATGTTATCACAATTGTTCTTCGTCAATATCGACGCTAAATAATTACGAGTCTCACCTTGGCACTATTTTGTATGAGATTCATTAAGGTGAGTAAGACTGCTTCTCCAAAGCTGgcaaacttattttttaactgtTGACTAAGATATGCTAAAGTAATGCATGCCTCCCTTACTACTTGCGATCTAAGATCCGTGCAAGCAACTTCAAAAGGTCTCTGaacattcttcaaattttctaaaaagtttTCGTAATTCGTACCACCTGCGATAATGATTGCtctcaattttttcatctgtaaaagaaaattaatttttagcatatataattcaaatcgaTTGgcattgatattataataatattattttgatacataCACTTTCTGTCCTTTGTTTCCAATCCTTTTTATCATCACCAACGTTAtctcttataattttcatttgctCTTCAAGATCTTTtgcggaaaataaatttacggaTGGCACATCTTCGAATGTTGTAAGGAAAGTTTCTTCATCAACGGCACCAGCTTGAgctgaatatattaattttttttacatatatatatattcatattaatacatatattataatactattttataagatattgcctataacgtttttattttttttatctagaaTACAgaatactaaatattttaaaaaattgtataaatcttgttgaaaaattttaattatatctttaaatttagaacttttatattttaataaaatctttttaaaaaaatgtataacatTTTGTAACACTGAATATACTGAATAtactttatgataatttagaaCACTGTTAAATgagaatgatataaaaagcaaggcaattaaataataattacgagtatatatgtatatatatagcaacTTTATGCTCGCGTGAAATGAGACgcaaataaaagaagataaagcAACATTGAATGAAGGGATTCGTATCAAATATGCATAgtgtattatgaatattagttcgatcgaatttgaaattttttttttgtacttatATCATGATGGAAATTCaacaaaaaggaagaaaaataatacaaaaggtAAAAtcgtttcataaaaaatatcaaaatttgcgAAAAGTCCATCatgatatattacaaaaataatatgccAATGAAGTTTTAGATACCTGATGTCGATTTTACTGACACGTTTCTTTTGACGGTTGTAGCCCTTGGAACCATGGAAGGTGTATTACCAGGCTGAGCTGTCATGCAAGCG
Coding sequences within:
- the LOC108001004 gene encoding CLIP-associating protein 1-A isoform X1, with product MAVNPRDMDGFMPLLSTTDIKKKLNVGSLLLNYLGDATKSIECQDIGQFIDNIIPWLSNGNPKVVQNGLEILTFLADRMGHDFKPYISTIIQPTIDRLGDSKDATREKAQLVLLKIIEKGCMTPQQLLDRLRPAFNHKNAKLREEALILLTTTLNEHGADEMMLSGVIPSIVKLLSDPSEKVRETALNTLADIYRHVGERLRVDLQRKHNVPQAKLLLLIEKFDQLKAAGDLLPLAMSSDVGKISDETDRAVIKSAPVKRSAAPLKRGQFGPAKTSSSTLAQPGNTPSMVPRATTVKRNVSVKSTSAQAGAVDEETFLTTFEDVPSVNLFSAKDLEEQMKIIRDNVGDDKKDWKQRTESMKKLRAIIIAGGTNYENFLENLKNVQRPFEVACTDLRSQVVREACITLAYLSQQLKNKFASFGEAVLLTLMNLIQNSAKVVATAGAVAVRFILQNTHCSRFVPIITSCLSHKSKDIRRASCEYLNLILQIWPTQILQKHVTTLQDTIKKGIADSDSEARAFARKSYWAFKDHFPEQAEALLNSLDTAYKRSLMSLSNSGSINSLNVVTRSASVSPRTSRPVMSVTGSTENLHQTSGQPHGPLRRTPSLPRSYRQSGIPVLQRPTDSHYRGTSSVRSTSAIDLQAAQRAKARMMYANMSRQKASLPRPSKSPDTTAVASPERTARTRTRMSGVSQSQPSSRSGSPSSRLSYATYNREGESLIARPRRLSGHGIRSTGNSREPSPQRFGMDRSFASKIRGRSLHMSPTDRPQSRPVMAQKMLQQSREAESALADALTFENIDNYTRTPRGKGDHSDDSETSSICSERSMDSFRRPNDSFSWSGSQQRLYRDMWDQSIPKDIKEIIENCAHKHWGDRKEGLVGLQHFLSNGNTLTATELRKVTDIFTKMFMDSHTKVFSLFLDTLNELITTHSEDLGDWLYVLCARLLNKLGTDLLGSIQAKIHKTLEVVREYFPGEQLLPAVMRYLTDPTQTPNSRVKVATLMFITQIAETAQPSALNSSAGTALARLLDWSNDVKSQEVRRHAQNAVISLYNLNPPKVTMILAELPKYYQEAALPLVQNHLRKSSGSSNPASPGTPPPRAQSSPARSKGKTDIDNADENLEEVYNTFYRSLRRTTAEIQNYGFERLERATTSKDSGISNMADVEEKMEGLTLCNSGRSSSVSSPTQRGRSVTNITVNGSSDTIAGDLILPQENNGYKTHGSSPDSIKRPEVLDNMIKTLQSKMTQTEEKVSALQEFQLYVREGDALYIKQNFKKLLKTLLDSLTNDSKKMQVEVLQTLIDMLKCTELVDSFSVYPELLVLKVINAYKLDDQKQDSSSSSNSRSPVLWMAEKCAATIAMVLKPEQVIHLVSTIITTEPYPLNMGAIKMLHKVVEHWGRDAIEPHLSKVMPGLIKAYDDTESAVRKSAVFCMVAIHLAVGEELLKPHLSCLYTSKLKLLNIYIQRAQQANSQPASPRSNSKN